The Raphanus sativus cultivar WK10039 chromosome 2, ASM80110v3, whole genome shotgun sequence genome includes a region encoding these proteins:
- the LOC108836908 gene encoding probable WRKY transcription factor 25: protein MSSTSFTDLLASSGVDSYEQDEDFLGGFYPERTGSGLPKFKTAQPPPLPISQPSHGFAFSELLDSPLLLSSSHSLISPTTGAFPYQCFNGSGPKNHSDFPWQLQTQPPIASSALQETYVVQDLQKKQEDPVPREFAADRQVKAPSYTVVVSRNSNDGYGWRKYGQKQVKKSENPRSYFKCTYPNCVSKKIVETASDGQITEIIYKGGHNHPKPEFTKRPSGSGSSSSANARRMFKASSVVSETHDQSENSSISFDCSDLEQRSFKSEYGEVEEEDDQPEIKRVKREGEEDEGMYAQISRGLEEPRVVVETISDVDVLIDGFRWRKYGQKVVKGNTNPRSYYKCTYQGCGVRKQVERSAEDERAVLTTYEGRHNHDVPTSLRRS from the exons ATGTCGTCGACTTCTTTCACCGACCTCCTCGCTTCCTCCGGCGTTGACAGCTACGAACAAGACGAAGACTTTCTTGGTGGGTTTTACCCGGAGAGAACCGGGTCGGGTTTACCCAAGTTTAAGACGGCTCAGCCTCCTCCTCTTCCGATTTCACAACCTTCTCATGGTTTCGCCTTCTCAGAGTTACTCgactctcctcttcttctcagCTCATCTCAT AGTTTGATATCTCCGACGACAGGAGCCTTTCCATATCAATGCTTTAATGGAAGTGGACCAAAAAATCACTCAGATTTCCCCTGGCAGCTACAAACGCAACCGCCAATCGCTTCTTCT GCTTTACAAGAAACATATGTTGTTCAAGATCTCCAGAAGAAGCAGGAGGATCCAGTTCCTCGTGAGTTTGCAGCAGATCGCCAGGTTAAGGCACCATCATACACGGTTGTGGTGAGTAGGAACTCTAATGATGGTTATGGTTGGAGAAAATACGGCCAGAAACAAGTGAAGAAGAGCGAAAACCCTAGGAGTTACTTCAAGTGTACGTATCCCAATTGTGTTTCCAAGAAGATTGTTGAGACTGCTTCTGATGGACAGATCACTGAGATCATCTACAAAGGAGGTCATAACCATCCTAAGCCTGAGTTTACCAAGAGACCATCAGGGTCAGGATCATCATCTTCTGCTAACGCGAGAAGAATGTTTAAGGCTTCATCTGTTGTTAGTGAAACTCATGATCAGTCAGAGAACTCGTCCATTTCGTTTGATTGCAGTGATCTTGAGCAGAGGAGCTTTAAATCTGAGTATGGTGAGGTAGAAGAAGAGGATGATCAACCTGAGATTAAGAGAGT GAAAAGAgaaggtgaagaagatgaaggaatGTATGCACAAATAAGCAGAGGACTGGAAGAACCAAGAGTTGTTGTTGAAACAATAAGTGACGTTGATGTTCTTATAGATGGCTTTAGATGGAGGAAGTATGGTCAGAAAGTGGTCAAGGGGAATACTAATCCAAG GAGCTACTACAAGTGCACATACCAAGGTTGTGGAGTGAGGAAGCAAGTAGAAAGATCCGCAGAAGACGAAAGAGCGGTTCTCACTACCTATGAAGGAAGACACAATCACGATGTCCCAACCTCGCTACGCCGCTCATGA
- the LOC130507913 gene encoding U2 small nuclear ribonucleoprotein B''-like isoform X2 — protein MQNFPFYDKPMRIQFAKEKSDCIAKEEGTFVPKDKKRKKQEKAERKREETQRPNTANGPTPQNGAPPPSSYKPSGQEAMPPNNILFIQNLPHDATTAMLEFLFRQYPGFKEIRMVAAKPGIAFAEFEDDVKSSMAMRGLQDFKITPQYPMLISFAKK, from the exons ATGCAGAACTTCCCTTTCTATGATAAGCCTATG CGCATACAGTTCGCAAAAGAAAAGTCAGACTGTATTGCTAAAGAGGAAGGAACTTTCGTTCCCAAAGataagaagaggaagaaacaaGAGAAAG CTGAACGAAAACGTGAAGAAACCCAACGACCAAACACAGCTAATGGCCCAACTCCACAGAACGGAGCCCCTCCG CCATCATCGTACAAGCCTAGCGGACAAGAAGCGATGCCACCAAACAACATACTCTTCATTCAGAATCTTCCGCACGATGCAACGACCGCTATGCTTGAGTTTCTCTTCCGTCAGTATCCTGGATTCAAAGAGATAAGAATGGTCGCTGCTAAACCAGGGATTGCATTTGCGGAGTTCGAAGACGATGTTAAATCTTCCATGGCAATGCGTGGTCTTCAGGACTTCAAAATCACTCCCCAGTATCCCATGCTCATCTCTTTTGCCAAGAAATGA
- the LOC130507913 gene encoding U2 small nuclear ribonucleoprotein B''-like isoform X1 — MFTADIPPNQSIYIKNLNERIKKEELKRSLYCLFSQFGRILDVVALKTPKLRGQAWVAFSDVTAATNAVRQMQNFPFYDKPMRIQFAKEKSDCIAKEEGTFVPKDKKRKKQEKAERKREETQRPNTANGPTPQNGAPPPSSYKPSGQEAMPPNNILFIQNLPHDATTAMLEFLFRQYPGFKEIRMVAAKPGIAFAEFEDDVKSSMAMRGLQDFKITPQYPMLISFAKK, encoded by the exons ATGTTCACGGCGGATATACCACCGAATCAGTCAATCTACATCAAAAATCTCAATGagagaataaaaaaagaag AATTGAAGAGATCTCTTTACTGTTTGTTCTCACAGTTTGGGAGGATACTTGATGTGGTTGCTTTGAAGACTCCTAAGCTCCGTGGTCAAGCTTGGGTTGCCTTTAGTGACGTCACCGCTGCTACTAATGCTGTTCGCCAGATGCAGAACTTCCCTTTCTATGATAAGCCTATG CGCATACAGTTCGCAAAAGAAAAGTCAGACTGTATTGCTAAAGAGGAAGGAACTTTCGTTCCCAAAGataagaagaggaagaaacaaGAGAAAG CTGAACGAAAACGTGAAGAAACCCAACGACCAAACACAGCTAATGGCCCAACTCCACAGAACGGAGCCCCTCCG CCATCATCGTACAAGCCTAGCGGACAAGAAGCGATGCCACCAAACAACATACTCTTCATTCAGAATCTTCCGCACGATGCAACGACCGCTATGCTTGAGTTTCTCTTCCGTCAGTATCCTGGATTCAAAGAGATAAGAATGGTCGCTGCTAAACCAGGGATTGCATTTGCGGAGTTCGAAGACGATGTTAAATCTTCCATGGCAATGCGTGGTCTTCAGGACTTCAAAATCACTCCCCAGTATCCCATGCTCATCTCTTTTGCCAAGAAATGA
- the LOC108806812 gene encoding RNA-directed DNA methylation 4, whose amino-acid sequence MDDGSGESSTVGEKPVIVRVKRKVGQSPLDAFWLEINERPFKRPFLDDFSKLSISSSAKKVHVAEDAKPKKVLVRHLETLTDSETPLDIIHSLFESDLDEQSCSKGKFEDRKIAFKKDNRKEQLLTKAVQQQQTAAQTARFKQIWRSRKGNIEDIHDKELHERCSFFDVLRVDAEERPDNAPPEVASLEDQKMLASFLPLLRECLPTAAEEIEADIHSSHAEEYVYDFYAVNEEMDISEDSSKHQFPLVTVEEEEEFWDGPDDESDCDSDDSNAEDHPRNDYPDEISEEEEEEETEKEEGDEEDEEDEDEEEKSEASDDESKDEETLERHVRMALDDDEEFFDGYAEEDVNVYGDSDEEFEDAKWSYRG is encoded by the exons ATGGATGATGGTTCGGGTGAAAGCTCTACGGTAGGAGAGAAGCCTGTGATTGTTAGGGTTAAGCGTAAAGTAGGACAATCTCCGCTCGATGCTTTCT GGTTGGAGATAAATGAAAGACCTTTCAAACGACCCTTCCTCGACGACTTCTCAAAGCTCTCTATCTCCAGTTCCGCAAAGAAAG TTCATGTGGCGGAGGATGCGAAGCCCAAGAAGGTGTTAGTGCGGCATTTGGAGACACTCACTGACTCTGAAACCCCTCTTGATATCATCCACTCTTTATTT GAGTCTGATCTTGATGAGCAGAGTTGCAGTAAAGGAAAGTTTGAGGATCGAAAAATTGCCTTCAAGAAAGACAAC AGAAAAGAACAGCTCTTGACAAAAGCTGTACAGCAGCAACAG ACCGCTGCACAGACTGCTCGGTTCAAGCAAATATGGCGGAGTAGGAAGGGAAACATTGAAGACATTCATGATAAAGAACTTCATGAGAGGTGTAGTTTCTTTGATGTTCTTCGTGTTGACGCTGAAGAAAGACCAGACAATGCACCACCTGA GGTTGCATCCTTGGAGGACCAGAAAATGCTGGCTAGTTTCTTGCCTCTCCTCAGAGAATGTCTTCCAACAGCAGCTGAAGAGATTGAAGCTGATATCCATTCCAGTCATGCTGAAGAATACGTTTATGATTTCTATGCTGTAAACGAAGAGATGGATATCAGTGAAGACAGTTCTAAGCACCAGTTTCCTCT TGTCAcagtggaggaggaggaagagttCTGGGATGGACCTGATGATGAATCAGACTGTGACTCTGATGATTCAAACG CTGAAGATCATCCGAGGAATGATTACCCAGACGAGATCTctgaagaggaggaggaagaagaaacagaaaaagaagaaggtgatgaggaagatgaggaagatgaagatgaagaagagaagagtgaaGCCTCTGACGATGAATCAAAAGACGAGGAGACATTAGAGAGACATGTGAGAATGGCCCTTGATGACGATGAGGAGTTCTTTGATGGTTATGCAGAGGAGGATGTAAATGTTTATGGGGATAGCGATGAGGAGTTTGAGGATGCTAAGTGGTCTTACCGGGGATAG